The window CCCCCGCAACCGCGAGCACCGCTGCGTAGAGGATGGTCCTCGGCTCGAGGTTCGCGTCCATCCAGAACGGCAGCGGCGTGTGCCGCGCTGCCGTGAGGTCGATGGCGAACGCGATGGCCGCACGCGCGCCGAGCACGCCGACGACCGCCGAGACAGACGTGAGCACCAGCGCCTCGGCGAACAGCTGGCCCATCACGCGCCCACGCGATGCACCGAGCGCGTTGCGCACCACGATCTCGCTTTCGCGCAGCGCCGTGCGTGCGAACATCAGCGCGGCCACGTTGGCGCACGCCACGATCAGGATCAGCCATGCACCCAGGTTGAACAGGAGCAGCTCGCTCGCATCCGCCGGCTCGCGCGAGCCGGCAAACGGCAGGACCTGCGGCTGCAGGTGCTCGTGCGTTGCCGGCGACCGCTGCGCCATGCGCGCGCCCCATGCCGCCAGCTCCGCGCCGGCGCTCTCCATGCTCGCACCCGTGCGCAGCCGACCGAACACGCTGATCGCTGCACCCGCGAGCGGCTCCGCATCGGTGACGCGCAGCGGAATCCAGAACTCGTGGTTCGCCGGGAAGCGGAAGCCCTCGGGCATGACACCCACCACCGTCGCCCGCGTGCGGCCGAGCTGCACGTCCCGGCCGATCACCGTGCGGTCGGCGTCGAAGTAGCGCTGCCAGGCGTCGTAGCCGATCACGACGACGTCGTCGCTGCCCGGCACCTCGTCCGCCGCGATCAGCCGACGGCCGAGCAGCGGCGGCACTCGTGCGACGTCGAACCCCGCAGGACTCATCTCCGCCACGCGCACGATCTGGGGCGCCCTGCCCGGCAGGAGCAGATTGCGCTCGACCGTGCGGTGCGCGCCCAGCTCCTCGACGCTCGCGAGCCGATCGCGCCACTGCGTCAGCTCATGCGTCATGCGCGGCTCGGGAACGAGCGTGCGCGCGTCCCACTGCTCGATCCGCACGATGCGATCGCCGTCCTCCAGCGGCAGCCGCGGATCGTAGACCAGCATTGTCATCTCGAACCAGCCGACGCCCAGACCGATCGCGGCCGCCAGCGTGATCACGCTGATGACCGACATGCCCGGGTACTTCGCGAGCATGCGCGAGCCCAGCTTCCAGTCGAGCCACGACATCCGGAAGTCGGACCAGCGCGTGCCCGGCCGCTCGTCGTGCGCCGCCTCCGAGAACCGGTCGATACCGCCGAACGCCTTCAGTGCCGCGCGCCGTGCTTCCCTCGGCGACATGCCGTTGCGGAGATTGCGCTCCGTCTCCTGCTCGACATGGAAACGCATCTCCTCCACGGACGCGCGGTACTCCTCACGCGCGTCGCGCCATTCCCGC of the Longimicrobiales bacterium genome contains:
- a CDS encoding ABC transporter permease, producing the protein MSGLLRRWREWRDAREEYRASVEEMRFHVEQETERNLRNGMSPREARRAALKAFGGIDRFSEAAHDERPGTRWSDFRMSWLDWKLGSRMLAKYPGMSVISVITLAAAIGLGVGWFEMTMLVYDPRLPLEDGDRIVRIEQWDARTLVPEPRMTHELTQWRDRLASVEELGAHRTVERNLLLPGRAPQIVRVAEMSPAGFDVARVPPLLGRRLIAADEVPGSDDVVVIGYDAWQRYFDADRTVIGRDVQLGRTRATVVGVMPEGFRFPANHEFWIPLRVTDAEPLAGAAISVFGRLRTGASMESAGAELAAWGARMAQRSPATHEHLQPQVLPFAGSREPADASELLLFNLGAWLILIVACANVAALMFARTALRESEIVVRNALGASRGRVMGQLFAEALVLTSVSAVVGVLGARAAIAFAIDLTAARHTPLPFWMDANLEPRTILYAAVLAVAGAGMVALLPALRATGRHVRSGLSRIGSGGTSMRFGGAWSAIIVMQVALSVLCLPFGMAAALEAWHDTRQRAAFPAVDYLTFRPVVDAESGTAGAVSAEQAAAVLEELSRRLLEEPDVAAVTVTSALPGLYHPLMRVEAQRGSGTPFLVPANTEGQRVRVGGAGPGFFATFQLPMITGREFRDGDVGAEHGVVVINESMARNLGGNPVGTRIRFAAADGEEPGPWQEVIGVVRNFGLTPTDRGEADYMWTPVSATEAAFMVLRVNGGADAFGQGLRTLALQVDPSLRLHDVRSLHAAIRQEDQGTISMVLIGIGIVLLVVALSAASLYALMSVAVALRTREIGIRVAIGASSRAVLASLFRRVATQVGIGIVVGNIIVAVLLNFMLQDIRPAVVLPPMAAASLVMLLVGLGACLVPARRALRIHPTEAFKEAR